From the genome of Longimicrobium sp., one region includes:
- a CDS encoding zinc-binding dehydrogenase has product MRAAIFHSHGGPEVVRIEDVPRPRPGPGELLVEVKAAAMNHLDLWIRRGLPIDTTMPHVGGSDIAGVVAEVGEGVDAARIGERVVVNPSLWDGACEWCRRGEESMCVAFRIIGEHTDGGFRELAPVPADHAYRIPDEMRFEDAAALPISYMTAWRALTSRARLQPGESVLVIGASGGTAIAAVQIARLIGARVLAVTKGAENVERVRALGAEFVYDRAEEDWSKAVYRDTGRRGVDVVVENVGAATWAGSVRALARGGRLVTYGATTGPQVEIDLRQVFWKQLAVIGTTMASRAEFEQMLEAAFSGRLRPVIDSVLPLDRAREAHERLEAGSQFGKIVLVP; this is encoded by the coding sequence ATGAGAGCCGCCATCTTCCACTCGCACGGCGGACCCGAGGTGGTCCGCATCGAAGACGTCCCCCGGCCCCGGCCCGGCCCGGGCGAGCTGCTGGTCGAGGTGAAGGCCGCGGCCATGAACCACCTGGACCTGTGGATCCGCCGCGGGCTCCCGATCGACACCACCATGCCGCACGTCGGAGGCTCCGACATCGCCGGCGTCGTCGCCGAGGTGGGCGAGGGGGTGGACGCGGCGCGGATCGGCGAGCGGGTGGTGGTGAACCCCTCGCTCTGGGACGGCGCCTGCGAGTGGTGCCGCAGGGGCGAGGAGTCGATGTGCGTGGCTTTCAGGATCATCGGCGAGCACACCGACGGCGGCTTCCGCGAGCTCGCCCCCGTCCCCGCCGACCACGCCTACCGCATCCCCGACGAGATGCGCTTCGAGGACGCGGCGGCGCTCCCCATCTCCTACATGACCGCCTGGCGCGCCCTCACCTCCCGCGCCCGCCTCCAGCCCGGCGAGAGCGTGCTGGTGATCGGCGCCTCGGGAGGCACGGCCATCGCCGCGGTGCAGATCGCCCGGCTGATCGGCGCGCGCGTGCTCGCGGTGACGAAGGGGGCGGAGAACGTGGAGCGGGTGAGGGCGCTCGGGGCGGAGTTCGTCTACGACCGCGCGGAGGAGGACTGGTCGAAGGCCGTCTACCGCGACACGGGCAGGCGCGGGGTGGACGTGGTGGTGGAGAACGTGGGGGCGGCCACCTGGGCGGGGAGCGTGCGGGCGCTGGCGCGCGGCGGCCGCCTGGTCACCTACGGCGCGACCACCGGGCCGCAGGTGGAGATCGACCTGCGCCAGGTCTTCTGGAAGCAGCTCGCGGTGATCGGCACCACCATGGCCTCGCGCGCCGAGTTCGAGCAGATGCTGGAGGCGGCGTTCAGCGGCCGCCTGCGACCGGTGATCGACTCGGTGCTGCCGCTCGACCGGGCCCGCGAGGCCCACGAGCGCCTGGAGGCCGGCAGCCAGTTCGGGAAGATCGTCCTGGTGCCGTGA